The DNA window ATCCGGGTTCAGGCGGCCCAGCAGGTCCTCGTCGCGCAGGGCGCCCAGCGTCACGCGCGCCACGTGCGCGATCAGCCGCTCGGTGAAGCCCTGCCCGCGCTGCGCCTGCAGGGCCGGCAGTTGATCCAGTTCGATCACTGCCACGCCCAGCCCCTCCGGACGGCGGCGGAACTCCCGTGCCAGCGCGTCCTGCACGCTGAACCGGTCCGGCAGGCCCGTCAGGGCGTCCCGTCCATCCGGCAGGCCGTCGCCCAGCAGGTCACGCCGCATGAGGCCCAGCGTCCGCACGACTGCGCTGTGCTGCCCGCCGAGCAGCACCAGGGATGCCAGCAGCATCTGCGTCAGCGCGCCCGTCACCGGAGACGCCAGCGCTCCGGCCGGACCGGCCACGAACACGCTCAGCAGCGCGGCCGACGCGCCCAGCCCCACCACGTTCAGTGGCAGGCTGCCCTGCCGGCCCAGCATCCACAGGTGCGCGGCCAGCAGCACCGGCACCCACGGCCCCACGCCCGCCAGGGTCGCCAGTTGCAGCGGTTCCGGCACCCGGAACAGCACGAACCACAGGTGGCTGAGCAGGTACACCCAGCAGCCCAGCAGCGTGGTCAGGTGCAGCGTCCGGACGGGAACCCGCCGGCTGTGCAGCGCCGCCACGACCAGCGCGACCACCCCGGCCAGCCCCGGCAGGGCCACCCGCTCGAACTCGTTCATGGGCAACGACGCCATACGCAGTAGCAGGGCCGCCAGCAGCACCAGCAGCAGCCGGCGGTTCACCGATCGGCGCTCCCCGGATTCCCGCAGGCCCCGCCCGTCGGGAGCCGGGTGGGCGGTCAAAGCAGTGGCGGGAGGGAAACGCATTCTGATCAGCAGTGCAGCACAGCCACTCTCACGCTGACCTGACAGTCATCTCGGCGCGGCGGGTGGAGGGTGGGGGGGGCTCCCGCGTTCCGCCCCTCCCGCCGGCTGCCCGGAACCCGTTCATACGGACGGCCGTCTGTTTCGTTTCAACCCGAGCGGAACGAGCAGGAGAGAAACGCCCCTCCGGGCGTGGAGTTGGCAGACCGGTGGTGTTCCGATCTGTGAACGAAACGAACAGGCCCGGAGTTCACGGGCCTGCCGGGGGCGCCACCCGCACGCCGGCCGCTCCCAGGGCCGCGCGCAATTCACGCGCCAGCGCCGCCGCCTCGGGCCCGTCCCCGTGCAGGCACAGCGTCCCGGCCGGCACCCGGACCTCCTCGCCGGTCACGGCGAAGGTGCGGCCCTCCCGGGCGATCCTCACGCCCTGCGCGGTTGCCTGCGCCGCCCCCAGCAGCGCTCCCGCCTGCCCGCGCGGCCACAGGGTGCCGTCCGGGGCGTACCCGCGGTCCGCGAAGCCCTCACCCACCGCCCGCAGGCCCAGCGCGGCCGCCTCGCGCAGCATCACGCTGCCCGCTCCTGCCAGCCCGAAGTACAGCCCAATGCCGCTGTCGGCCGCGGCCCGCGCGACCGCCCGGGCCAGCGCCGCGTCCCGCGCGGCCATGTTGTACAGCATCCCGTGCGGTTTGACGTGGTTCAGCCGGACCCCCTCACGCGCCGCCACCGCCTTGAGGGCCTCGATCTGCTCGCGCACGAAGGCGGTCACCTCGTCCGGCGGGAAGTGCTGCTCGCGCCGCCCGAAGCCCTCGCGGTCCGGGAAGCCCGGATGTGCGCCGGCCACCACCCCGAAGCGCGCCGCGAGCCGCAGCGAATCCCGCATGGTCCCGGCGTCCCCGGCGTGACCGCCGCAGGCGATGTTCGCGCTCGACACGGACGCCATCACCGCCGCCTCGTGCGCGCTGCCTTCCCCCAGATCCGCGTTCAGGTCAATCTGCATCCCCCCGAGCATAGGGGAGAGGACCGCCCCCGGCCCACCCGGACCACGCCCGCAGCGCCGATTCCGCCTGCCGCAGCGCCCGCTCCTGCGCCCACAGCGCCGCGCGGGCCTCGGCCAGCGGGACCGGCCGGAAGGTCACGCGGTCTCCGGGGCGCAGCTGTCCCAGGCGGGGCAGGTCCGCGCGGATCACCACCAGCGGCGTGGGGTAGCCCCCGTGGGTGCCCGCGTCCGGCAGCAGCAGGATGGGCCGCCCGTCCGGTGGGAGCTGCACCATGCCCGGCACGTTCGGCACGCTCGCCCGCGCCGGATCGTGCGGGGCCGCCACCGCCTCCTGCAGCCGCGCGCCCATGCGGTCCACCTGCGCGCCCACCGTGAACGGCCGCTCCAGCAGCGCCGCCCCCAGCCCGGCGGTCAGGTCGGACGTGCCGGTCACCCGCAGCGTCTGCTCCGGCCCCAGCGGCGTGTGCAGCGCCGGCGCGATGAACGCCTGCCGGGGCGTCACGGGGGGCGCCGCGCCATACCGCAGCCGGTCCCCGGTCCGCAGCGCCCGGCCCTCCAGTCCCCCGAAGGCGCCGCGCAGGTCGGTCGAGCGGCTCCCGAACACCTCCGGCAGGTCCAGGCCGCCCCGCACCGCCAGGAAGGCCCGCGCGCCCACCGGCGTGCCCCCCACCCGCAGGGTCTGGCCCGCTCCCACCGCCACCGCCCGCCACAGCGGGAAGGGCGCGCCGTCGAGTTCCGCAACGAACGGCGCGCCGCACAGACTGACCAGCGCCGGCGCGTGAAACAGCAGCGTGGGGCCGCCCAGCGTGACCTCCAGGCCCGCCGCGCCCGCCCGGTTCCCGACCAGGGCGTTGGCCAGCCGGCGCGTCACCGGATCGGCCGCGCCGCCCGCCGGAACCCCCAGCGCCCGCACCTGCCGCCCGGCGTCCTGCACGGTGGTCTGCAGGCCGGGCCGGCTCACCTCGATCAGCGGCGCCCCGCTCACGGGCGGCCCTGCCCGGGGCGGCCGGCAACCGCCTCGAGACGCACCCGGTCCCCGGCCCGCCACGGCACCGGCTCGGGCCGTGACAGGTCGAACAGGTTCAGGTCCGTGACCCCCACGATCCGCCACCCGCCCGGCGTGCCGCGCGGGTACACGCCCGCCCACGGCCCCCCCAGCGCCACGCTGCCCGCCGGAACCCGCTCGCGGGGCGCGTCCAGGCGCGGCATCCGCAGTTCGGGCGGCAGGCCGGTCAGGAACGCGAAGCCCGGCGTGAAACCCAGAAACGCGACCTCCAGCGGCGTCCTGCACAGCGCCTGCACGAACGCCGCCGCGTCCAGGCCCGCGCGGGCCGCGCACCAGCCGAGGTCCGGCCCCCCCGGCCCGCCGAAACGGACCGGGACCACCAGCGTGCGCGCCGCCCCGTCTGCCGGGTCGGGCTGCCGCAGGGCCAGCAGCCGCGCCCGCACCCCCGCTTCCAGGGTCGCTCCGTCCGACTGCAGGGGATCGAACAGCAGTGTCAGCAGGTGCAGGGCCGGCACGACCTCCTGCACGCCCGGCAGCGGCCGCGCCCGCAGTTCGTCCAGCAGCGCGCGTGCGTGCGGCGTGCCCACCACCAGCGCCGAGTCCCCCAGCCACGTGAAGGACGCCTCTACATCCACGCCGCTCATGCCCGCATGATCTCACGCGCCGCCCGCTACGCTGGCACGCAGATGACTGCCGCCCCCCGCCTCGTGCGCGCCGTTGCCGCGCAACCCCACTGGCACGCCACCGACTTCACCTCCGCCGCCGCCTTCCGCCGCTGGATGCGCGGCCAGCTGGAAGCGGCCCGCCCGCACCTCGCCCCGGACCGCCCGAACCTGGTGGTGCTGACCGAACTGAACGGCCTGCCGCTGGTCCTGCGTGGCGGCGCCTGGGCGCTGCGGCTGCGGACCTTCGAGCGGGTGGCGCTGGCCCTCTTCCTGGCGCGGTTGCCCCGCACGCTGCCCGTCCTGCTGCGCGAGCGCGTGTCGCCCGTCCGCGCGCTGCAACTCGCCCACACCGACGAGAACACCGCGCTGTACCTGCGCACCTGCCGCGACCTGGCCCGCGAGTACGGCGTGTACCTCTGCTGCGGCAGCGCTCCCATGCCCCGCTACGCCCGGCGCGGCCACCGCCTGATCCGCGCTCCGGGCGTCCTCACCAACCAGACGGTCCTGCTCGACCCGCAGGGCGAACTGATCGGCGTGACCGACAAGATCCACCTGACGCCCGACGAGCAGCGCGGCGGGGTGGACCTCACGCCCGGCGACCCGGCCGAACTGCGCGTGTTTCCCACGCCCGCCGGGGACCTGGGCGTGGCAATCAGCCTCGACGCCTTCCGGCCCGACGTGATCGGCGCGCTGGAACGCCAGGGCTGCACCGTCCTGCTGCAACCCGACGCGAACGGCTCTCCCTGGACCGCCCGCGAGGGTCTGCCCCCGGACCCGGCCCACCTGCGCGACCAGCCGGTCGCGTGGCTTGAAAGCAGCTGGCAGGTCACCAGCACCAGTCCACGCATCCGCTACGCCGTGAACCCCATGGTCGTCGGCAACCTCCTGGACCTCACCTTCGACGGGCAGAGCGCGATCACCGGCCCGCCCGCCGAAGCGCCCCGGCCCCGCAGTTACGTCATGACCGACCCCCGCCCCGGCTTCCTGGCCCTGACCCCCTGGGTCGAGGACGGCCCCGCCGATCAGTTACGTCAGACCGGGCAGCAGCTCGCGGCCGGCAGCGGTCACCCCCGCGAGAACGCCTACCGCACCGACACCCTCTGCGCCGACCTGACCCTGCCGCCCACCACCCTCACCCCGCCCGTCCCCACCCCCCATGAGGAAGCCCTGCGCGCCCTGCTGCGCGGCGAAACCCGTCCGGCTCGCCGCGCCCGCTGGCCCCTGCCGCTCCTGCTGCTGCTGCCGCTCCTGCTGCTGCGCCGCCGCAACCGTTGACAAGATCGCAAAGCCCCCCTATACTTCCCCTCGCGCTCAAGGAAGCACCGAAAGCGCGCCCCGCCAGAAGGGGGGGTTGGCCGAGTGGTTGAAGGCAACGGTCTTGAAAACCGTAGTAGGGCAACCTACCGGGGGTTCGAATCCCTCACCCCTCGCCAGATGACAACACGGTACTGCCCGCATGGAGAGATGGGTGAGCGGCTTAAACCAAGCGTTTGCTAAACGCTCGTAGGGGTTATACCCTACCGCGAGTTCGAATCTCGCTCTCTCCGCCAAGTACCACCACAGAAAACAGGATGTGCCCGTAGCTCAGCTGGATAGAGCGTCTGACTACGGATCAGAAGGCCAGGGGTTCGAATCCCTTCGGGCACACCACACAGACCCCCTCCCAGAGGGGGTTTTTTCATTCCGGGCACGCGCATGCATCACGGCGCGTGCCCTGTGCGTGCCGCGTTACCGGGGTGCCTGGACGTGCCCCAGCAGCGGAAAGTGGCGGGTCTGCTCGCCGGTCAGGCCGGTGGCGTGTTCCAGGTCGGTGACAGTCCGTTCCAGTTCGCGCAGCAGCGCCCGCAGGCGGGGCCGGGCGTGCGTGGCGGGCGCGGCGAGGTAGTGGTCACTCAGCAGGCGGTAGTACTGGAGGGTGCCGTCGCGGCCCTGCGCGAAACGGTCGAAGAAGGCCGCGCGCTGCCCGGCGGGCAGGTCACGGATGTCCGCGAGGATGGTGCGGGCGTTGTGGAGTTTGTCGGCGGCGCTCACCAGCAGCGGGGAGGCGGGCTGGGCGGGCAGGTGGCGCAGGTACGCGGCCTTGCGGTCCGCCCAGGGCCGCTTGGGCTGCCCGGGAGCCGGGGTGTCGTCGGTGGCGCTGTCCACGAGCCGGGCGACAGGCTCACCGAACCGGCGGGCGATCTCGGCGCGCAGGTCGGCGGGGGAGCGGCGGGCGTGGACCGGGCCGTCCTCCAGCGCGTCGTGCAGCAGGGCCGCGACGGCCTCCGACTGATCGGCGCCGTACTCCAGCGCGATGGACGCCACGCCCAGCAGGTGTGAGACGTACGGCACGGTGGGGGCCTGCCCGGCCGGAACCTTGCGGTACTGGCCGGTGTGCCAGGCGGCAGCCAGGTGCAGGGCCTCGGTGAAGGCCGCGCCGAGTGGAAAGTCAGTCATGCCGCCCACGATAGAGCCCGTGGCCGCGCGGCGCAGGCGGACCTGCGGGGGCGGCCGGGTTCGGCCGGGGAGGCGCGCCGGCCGGCCACTGCACATGGTCAGGGTCAGTAAGTTTTATGTGAGTTCCCTGGGTTTATGGTTCACCCACGTTGAACGGTGGGCCAACCGTCGCGAGGAGGAACTTACATGGATCACGGTGACATGCTCCACTCTCAGTGGAACACCTCATACATTGTGCTCTCGTACGTCATTGCCGCGCTGGCATCGTACGTGTCACTGGAACTGGCGGGCCGCGCCGGACAGAACTTCAAGACCACCGCCAGCCGCTTCTGGCTGATCGCACAGGCCCTGGTGCTCGGCTACGGCATCTGGGCCATGCACTTCGTGGGCATGCTGGCGTACCAGGTGGACGCCGCCGCGAGCTTCAGCGCGGGCCTCACGCTGTTCTCCGGCTTCGTGGCCGTGGCGCTGATCTACCCGGCGCTGCGGGTCCTGCACGGTGGCCCGCTCACCCCGGCCCGCCTGGGGCTGGCATCCGCCCTTGCGGGGGCCGGCATCGTGGTGATGCACTACACCGGCATGGCCGCCTACCAGCTGCCGGGCACCGAGGCGCACATCGTGTGGTTCCCGCTGATCGCCTCCGTGCTGATCGCCGTGGGCGCCAGCGCCGTGGCGTTCTACCTGTTCCGCCTGCTCTCGAGCGCCTGGGCCGAGCGTCAGCCCCGCCTGACCCTGACCGGCGTGAAGATCGGCGCCGGACTCGTGATGGGCGGCGCCGTGATCGGCATGCACTACACCGGCATGGCCGCCCTGCGCTACCACATCGTGGATGAACTGAAGGTCGGTCTGGCCTCCGGCGGGGTGGACACCTCGCTGCTGGCGCTGATCGTGGGCGTCGTGTCGTTCCTGCTGATGGGTCTGGCGGTCACGAGCATCCTGATGGACGCCGGCCGCGGCGGCGACCTGGGTGAGATGGACTTCACCAGCGCCGCCGACTGAAGCGCCCGGACCCCGGTCTCTTTCCGGCCGGGCCGCGCCCGGCGCCCGCATTCCCCGTCTTCCCGTTTCGCCTGACCCTCCCGGAATGTTCCGGCCCACTCCCCGCCGGCCCTGACGGGCCGCGGCCCGCAAAGGAAGTTGAATCTGCATGGCACGAATCCTGATCGTTGATGACTCCCCCGCCGACCTGAAGTTCATGGAAGCCGCCCTGAACGGCTCCCCGCACACCGTCACCGCCCTGAACGACCCCAACCAGGTGGAAGCCGTGGCCGACCAGATGCGCCCCGACCTGCTGATGGTGGACGTCGTCATGCCCGGCCGCAACGGCTACGAGGTCGTGCGCGGCCTGCGCCGCCAGCCCGGCATGGACGCCCTGAAGGTCGTGTTCGTGTCCAGCAAGGGCAACGAGACCGACGTGAAGTGGGGCCTGCGACAGGGCGCCGACGACTACATCGTCAAACCGTACACCCAGGATCAGCTGCTGGGCGTCATCTCCAAACTGCTCGGCTGATGCCGGACGCGCTGCTGGTCCGCATTCAGGGCGCGCGCCTGGCCCTGCCTCTCTCGGGTGAGCAGACCATCGCCGAGCTGGGACCGGTGGCACCCCTGCCGAACGGGGAGCCCCTGCTGCTGGGCCTGGCGACCGTGCAGGGCCGCGCGGTGCCGCTGGTGAACCTCGCGCCGCTGCTGCCCGGCGCGTCCGACCCGTCCGGGCTGGACGACCGGCTGATGGTCCTGACCGACCTCGACGGAGACCGCGTGGCCCTGCTGGTCAGCGAGGTGCTGGGGGTCTCGGCCCTGCCGGAAGCCCCGGCGAGCGCCGCGCTGCTGATCGACCTGCCCGGCGGCCCGCTGCTGAACCCGTCTGCCCTGCTGCTCGAACTGCGCGACTCCCTCGAACGCTGATCCCCTCGCCCGCTGATCCCCTCGCCCGCTGAGCCAACCGAACGCCGAGCCCCTCCCCGCGCCCGCCCACTCTCCTGCCCCCCCTCCCGGAGGTTCACCCATGCAACTCCAGTTCCAGACTGCCCGACTGTCCCGCCCTGCCCGCCCTGCCAGTGAACAGCGAGTCGGCTGGCTGGGACGCCTGCGCGTGGGGCAGAAGCTCTCGCTGACCGCACTGGCCTTCGGCGTGCCGCTGACCGTGCTGGTCAGTCTGCTGCTCGCCGCCGAGCAGCGCGACATCACCTTCACGCAGCGCGAGCTGACCGGCATCACGCTGTTCGAGCCGCTCAAGGCCATCGAGACGAACATCAACGCGTTCGTGGACCACTCGCTGGAAGGCAAACTGGACGACGCCGCCAAGAACGCCGCCGCCGTGAACGCCGCCATCGCCACGCTGGAACGTCAGACCGACCCCATCTACCGCGAACGTATCCAGGCCTTCAGGAACGACTGGAAGATCCTCCCGGACGCCATCGGCACGCAGGCCGACCTGGCGATCATCCAGACCTTCCAGAACCTGATCGGCACCTACCAGCGCGGCATGACCGAAGACGCCCTGACCCAGTCGGGCCTGATGCTCGACCCGGTGCCCGACAGCTTCTTCGTGATGGACTCCACGCTGCGCGCCCTGCCGGACATCCTGATCCGCCTGAACATCGCGTACCTGACCGCCGAGGCCGGCCTGCGCGAACCCGGCGACGACGCCGCCTACCTGAACCTGCTGCGCCGCCTGGGCACGGAATTCGAGGCCTCGCTCAGCACCTACAACAGCAGCGTGGAACGCGCCGTGCGCGCCAACCCGGCCCTGAAAGACACCCTCGGCAAGGCCGCGCAGAGCTTCACGGACGCCCTGACGCCGGTGATCGCCGACATCAACCAGGCCGTGGAACTCGGGACCCTCAAGGGCATCAACGTCAACAACATCGAGGACGGCGCGTCCCTCAAAGGCAGCGCCGCCCTGAACGCCGGCACCCAGGCGCTGGCCGGCATTCTCCAGGAGCGCATCGACGAGTCCCGCCGCCGGCTGCTGCTGACCCTGGCACTGGTGGCCACCGCGCTGGTCGTGGCGTTCACGCTGCTGATCCGCCTGTCGCGCTCCATCGTCAAACCGCTGAGCTCGCTGACCCGCGCCAGCCGCGCCCTGTCGCAGGGAGACCTGAACGTGCAGGTGCCGGTGCAGACCCGAGACGAGCTGGGCTTCATGGCCCACACCTTCAACAACGCCGCCGAGCAGCTGCGCGTCAACGAGCAGAAGAACGTCGCCGAGCGTGAGGAAGCCCAGCGCCTGCAGGGCAACATCGGCTCGTTCCTGGACGTGACCATGGACATCGCGGGCGGCGACCTGACCCGCCGCGGCGTGGTCAGTGAGGACGTGCTGGGCAACGTCGTGGACTCCATCAACGTGATGGTCGACGAGCTGAGCGCCGTTCTGGGCGAGGTGCAGAAGGCCTCGGCGTCCGTGACCGACGCCAGCCGCGAGATGCTGGGCACCACCGACCAGATCGTGCGCGGGGCCGACACCACCACTGCCGAGACCCGCCGCGTGGCCGAACAGGTGCAGGCCGTGACCGACGGCTTCCGCGAGATGGCCGACGCCGCCCGCCAGAGCGCCGAGTCCGCCCGGCAGGCGCTCGCGGCGTCCCAGCAGGGTCGCGAGGCCGTGCTGGGCACCCTGGACGGCATGCAGAACATCCGCCGCGAGGTGCAGGGCGTCTCCCGCCGAATCAAGACGCTGGGCGAACGCTCGCTGGAAATTCAGGAGATCGTGGACACCATCTCACGTCTGTCCAGCCAGACCAACCTTCTGGCACTGAACGCCTCCATCGAGGCGGCCGGGGCCGGGGCGGCCGGCAGCCGCTTCGCGATCGTCGCAGACGAAGTGCGTAAACTCGCGGACTCCTCCGCGCAGGCCACGGCCCGCATCGCCAGCCTGATCCGCACGGTGCAGCTGGAAATCACGGAGGTCGTCACCAGCGTGGAAGACGGCACCCGCGAGGTGGAACAGGGCTACCGCGTCGCCGCGACCGCCGGGGAGCGCATCGAGGAACTGGGCACGCTGGCCGCGCAGGCCGCGCAGTTCGCCGAACGAATCAACGCCGCCACCGCCGAACAGGTGCGCAGCGTCGAACAGGTGAGCGAATCGGTGCAGCAGATCGGTCAGGTCGCCGAGCAGTCCCACGAGAGCGTGCAGCAGGGCCGCGCCGCCGCGCAGCGCCTGCAGCACCTCGCGCAGAACCTGCTGCAGAGCCTGTCGCGCTTCAAGCTGCCCAGCTGAGCCGCGCCCTGCCGGCCCTCACCCCCCCCACCCCCCTGCGAGGAACCCTGACATGACGTCCGTCCCCTACAACCCGGTCACCCTGGACGCGGACCTGATCGCCACGTACCTGCAGGACGCCCGCAGCGTCACGGCCGGGATCGAGGACGCGACCGTCGACCTGTGGGTCCCGGCCACGCGCCTGCAGGCCATGGAGACCCTCTGGGTGCTCGGCCACCGCCTGCAGGGCACCGCCGGCCTCTACGGCTACCCGCAGACCGCCGCGCTCGCGGCGCTGCTCGAACGGCTGATGGAAGGCCGCGCCAGCCTGCCCGAGGAGGCCGTACCGCAGATCACCGAGGTGCTCGAACCGGCCGTCGCCTGCCTGAACGCCGCGCTGGACCGCGTCGAACGCGGCGAGGGCGAAGGCGACGTGGGCCTGATGTTCGCCGACCGCGGCGGCCCGGCGCAGGTCACCGCGCTGCTGCGCGCCCACCCCTTCGAACTCAGCGCCCGTGACGCCCGCGACCACAGCCAGGAAGAGCAGCCCTTCGCGGTCGTGAACGCGCCCATCTGGGAGGACTTCGGCCCGGAAGCGGCCGAACTGACCGCCGCGCTGCGCGCCGGTCTGCACGCCGAGACCCCGGACCTGACCGCGCTGTTCCGCGCCGCGCACACCCTGAAAGGCAGCAGCGCCATGGTCGGCCTGCAGGACCTCGCGGACGCCGGGCACGCCCTGGAAGACCTGATGTCCAGCGCCCGCGAGGACGGCATTCCCCTGGACCGCGCGCTGCCGCTGCTCGAGGACGGCCTGAACGTCGCCGAGGCCGTCCTGGCCCACGCCGAGGGCCGCCTGGGTTCCCAGACGGAACGCGTGCAGGCCTACCGCGCCAGCGTCGCCGCGCTGCTCGGCGGTCAGGCACCGGCCCTGCCCGTCGCGGCCGCGCCCACCCACGCGCCGCGCAGCGAGACCCGCCTGAGCGTCCGCGTGGACAGCGCCCGCCTGGACGGCATGCTCGACGACGTGGCCGGACTGGTCGCCAGCCGCGCCCGCCTGAACGGCCTGCTGCTGCGCCAGCAGGGCCTGGCCCGCAGCCTGGACGCCGCGCACGAGCGCGTGCAGCGCACCGTGCGCGACTTCGAGGAACGCTACCTGAACCCGAACCTCACGCCGGGCGGCGCCGCGCCCACCACGCCGGGCGCGGCCCGTCCCTCCGGGGACCTGCACCTGCAAGACCGCCTCGCGGACTTCGGGGCGCTGGAACTCGACACCTACGACGACCTGAACATCCTGGCGCGCGCCGTGACCGAACTCAGCGCCGACCTGACCGAGATCCGCGCGCAGAACGCGCAGGCCATCAGCGCCCTGGGCGACGAACTGACCGGCCTGGAAAAACTGACCCGGCAGCTGCGCGTGGAACTCAGCCGCGCGCGCCTGCTCCCGGTCAGCCGCGTGACCGCCCCGCTGCGCGGCTGGGCGAACCGCCGCACCGACCTGACCCTCACCCTGCACGGCGAGGACAGCCTGATCGACGCGCAGCACGCCGGACCGCTCGGCGAGGCGCTGCTGCACCTGCTCACCAACGCCGCCGTGCACGGCGCGCAGCCCCCAGAGGAGCGCGCCGCGCAGGGCAAACCCGCCCGCCTGCAGGTCAGCGTCTCGGCGCACGTGGCCGACGGTCACCTGAGCGTCACCGTGCAGGACGACGGCCGCGGCCTGAACTTCGAGGCGCTGCGCCAGCGCGCCCTGCAGTCCGGACACGCCAGCGCCGGCGAACTCGCCGCGTACACCGACGAGCAGACCGCGCAACTGGTGTTCCTGCCGGGCCTGAGTACCGCCGGGCAGGTCACCCAGGAGGCCGGCCGTGGCGTCGGCATGGACGCCGTGCGCGACGCCATCGCCCGCATGGGCGGCCGCGTGAACCTGCGCAGCCAGCCCGGTCAGGGCACCGCCATCACCCTGCACGTCCCGGTCGCGCAGCAGATCACGGACGTGCTGGTCATGCGGGTCGGCACGCAGCGCGTCGCGGTGCTCGCCTCGCAGATGCAGGGCATGAGTCTGCTCGAGGGAGACGCGCCCGCCGGCAGCGTCGACCTGAACGACCTGTGGGGCGAGCCACCGGCCGCCGTCCGGTACGTGGCCCGCCTCTCCCTGGGCGGCGCCGGGACCCTGCACGTCCTGGTGGACGAGTTCCTGAGCCTCGAGGAGATCGTGCTGCGCCCCGCCGGGAAACTGCTGGGCAGCCTCGGTTACCTCAGCGGCATGACGACCCTGAACGACCCCTCCGGCCGGGCCTTCCCGGTCGCGATCCTCGACCCGGCCGGGCTGGCGCAGGCCAGCGCGCGGGGCGTGCGCCGCGCCGCCCGGCCGGTCAGCGCCGCGCCGGACCGCGCCCATATCCTGCTCGTTGACGACAGCCTCAGCGTGCGCCGCCACGTGGGCCGCAGCCTCGAACGCTTCGGCTTTCAGGTCACCACCGCCAGCGACGGCCAGGAAGCCCTGGAACGGCTGCTGGCCGGCGAGCGCGCCGACCTGCTGCTCAGCGACCTCGAGATGCCCCGCATGAACGGCTTCGAACTGCTGCGCGCCGTGCGCAGCAGCCCCGCCCACGCCACGCTGCCGGTCGTGATCATGACCACCCGCGCCGGCGAGAAGCACCAGCAGCTGGCCCTGGAACTCGGCGCCAGCGACTACCTCGCCAAACCGGCCGAGGAACGCCTGCTGCAGCGGCGCCTGAACGCCCTGCTGCCCACCGGGAAGGTCCGCGCGTGACCTGGACCGGCTCGGACAGTTGCTGTCTGGTGATCTCGCCGCAGCTGACCCGCGCCCTGTCCCACGCCGCCCTGATCGAGGCCGCCGGCTGGACGGCCTCCACCGCTGCCGGCGGGCTGCACGCCCTGACGCAGATCGAGCGGGAACGCCCGTACCTGGTGGTCATCGACCCGCACCTCGAGGACCTGAGTGCCGCCGACCTGCACGAGATCCTGCGGGACGATCCGGCCAGCGCCGAGACCATCGTCCTGATTCCCGGCGCGCAGCTGCCCAGCCGCTACGGCGGTCCCTACGACGTCGTCGTCCCGGCCGGTCTGAGCGTGCCCGAGGGACTGGCGCGCGCCCTGGGGCGGATGGCGGAACTCACCGCGCCCCGCTGGGCAGACCCGGCCGCCGCCGCGCTCGAAGGCGCCCTGAACGACCTGAACCTGACCGACGTGCTGCTGTGCGCCCAGGAACTGCAGCTCTCGGGGCTGCTGATCGTGCATCTGGGCCCCGAACCTGCGCACCTGGTGGTCCGCCGGGGTGAGATCATAGACGCGGAGTACGGCGCGCTGAACCCGTCCCAGGCGGCCACCCACCTGCTGTCCGTGTCCGGTCCCGGCGAGTTCCGGTTTCACCTGATCTCACCGGACGCCCTGAACGGGTACCCCAAGCAGATCTCCCTCCCCACGTCCCGTCTCCTGATGGAAGCCGCCGTGCAGACCGATCACACGCGCGCGGCCGATCCTCTCAACTCTGCCCTGG is part of the Deinococcus depolymerans genome and encodes:
- a CDS encoding DUF4388 domain-containing protein, whose translation is MTWTGSDSCCLVISPQLTRALSHAALIEAAGWTASTAAGGLHALTQIERERPYLVVIDPHLEDLSAADLHEILRDDPASAETIVLIPGAQLPSRYGGPYDVVVPAGLSVPEGLARALGRMAELTAPRWADPAAAALEGALNDLNLTDVLLCAQELQLSGLLIVHLGPEPAHLVVRRGEIIDAEYGALNPSQAATHLLSVSGPGEFRFHLISPDALNGYPKQISLPTSRLLMEAAVQTDHTRAADPLNSALEAS
- a CDS encoding response regulator, with the translated sequence MARILIVDDSPADLKFMEAALNGSPHTVTALNDPNQVEAVADQMRPDLLMVDVVMPGRNGYEVVRGLRRQPGMDALKVVFVSSKGNETDVKWGLRQGADDYIVKPYTQDQLLGVISKLLG
- a CDS encoding hybrid sensor histidine kinase/response regulator, whose product is MTSVPYNPVTLDADLIATYLQDARSVTAGIEDATVDLWVPATRLQAMETLWVLGHRLQGTAGLYGYPQTAALAALLERLMEGRASLPEEAVPQITEVLEPAVACLNAALDRVERGEGEGDVGLMFADRGGPAQVTALLRAHPFELSARDARDHSQEEQPFAVVNAPIWEDFGPEAAELTAALRAGLHAETPDLTALFRAAHTLKGSSAMVGLQDLADAGHALEDLMSSAREDGIPLDRALPLLEDGLNVAEAVLAHAEGRLGSQTERVQAYRASVAALLGGQAPALPVAAAPTHAPRSETRLSVRVDSARLDGMLDDVAGLVASRARLNGLLLRQQGLARSLDAAHERVQRTVRDFEERYLNPNLTPGGAAPTTPGAARPSGDLHLQDRLADFGALELDTYDDLNILARAVTELSADLTEIRAQNAQAISALGDELTGLEKLTRQLRVELSRARLLPVSRVTAPLRGWANRRTDLTLTLHGEDSLIDAQHAGPLGEALLHLLTNAAVHGAQPPEERAAQGKPARLQVSVSAHVADGHLSVTVQDDGRGLNFEALRQRALQSGHASAGELAAYTDEQTAQLVFLPGLSTAGQVTQEAGRGVGMDAVRDAIARMGGRVNLRSQPGQGTAITLHVPVAQQITDVLVMRVGTQRVAVLASQMQGMSLLEGDAPAGSVDLNDLWGEPPAAVRYVARLSLGGAGTLHVLVDEFLSLEEIVLRPAGKLLGSLGYLSGMTTLNDPSGRAFPVAILDPAGLAQASARGVRRAARPVSAAPDRAHILLVDDSLSVRRHVGRSLERFGFQVTTASDGQEALERLLAGERADLLLSDLEMPRMNGFELLRAVRSSPAHATLPVVIMTTRAGEKHQQLALELGASDYLAKPAEERLLQRRLNALLPTGKVRA
- a CDS encoding chemotaxis protein CheW — translated: MPDALLVRIQGARLALPLSGEQTIAELGPVAPLPNGEPLLLGLATVQGRAVPLVNLAPLLPGASDPSGLDDRLMVLTDLDGDRVALLVSEVLGVSALPEAPASAALLIDLPGGPLLNPSALLLELRDSLER
- a CDS encoding methyl-accepting chemotaxis protein — protein: MQLQFQTARLSRPARPASEQRVGWLGRLRVGQKLSLTALAFGVPLTVLVSLLLAAEQRDITFTQRELTGITLFEPLKAIETNINAFVDHSLEGKLDDAAKNAAAVNAAIATLERQTDPIYRERIQAFRNDWKILPDAIGTQADLAIIQTFQNLIGTYQRGMTEDALTQSGLMLDPVPDSFFVMDSTLRALPDILIRLNIAYLTAEAGLREPGDDAAYLNLLRRLGTEFEASLSTYNSSVERAVRANPALKDTLGKAAQSFTDALTPVIADINQAVELGTLKGINVNNIEDGASLKGSAALNAGTQALAGILQERIDESRRRLLLTLALVATALVVAFTLLIRLSRSIVKPLSSLTRASRALSQGDLNVQVPVQTRDELGFMAHTFNNAAEQLRVNEQKNVAEREEAQRLQGNIGSFLDVTMDIAGGDLTRRGVVSEDVLGNVVDSINVMVDELSAVLGEVQKASASVTDASREMLGTTDQIVRGADTTTAETRRVAEQVQAVTDGFREMADAARQSAESARQALAASQQGREAVLGTLDGMQNIRREVQGVSRRIKTLGERSLEIQEIVDTISRLSSQTNLLALNASIEAAGAGAAGSRFAIVADEVRKLADSSAQATARIASLIRTVQLEITEVVTSVEDGTREVEQGYRVAATAGERIEELGTLAAQAAQFAERINAATAEQVRSVEQVSESVQQIGQVAEQSHESVQQGRAAAQRLQHLAQNLLQSLSRFKLPS